The Marinilongibacter aquaticus genome has a window encoding:
- the atpD gene encoding F0F1 ATP synthase subunit beta, with product MANIGKISQVIGPVVDISFEGENSQIPAILDALSVEKPNGQKVIMECQQHLGEDRVRAIAMDSTDGLQRGMEVTHLGTPITMPTGEEIKGRLFNVVGEAIDGLGEVNTKGMSIHRAAPKFEDLATATEVLYTGIKVIDLIAPYVKGGKIGLFGGAGVGKTVLIQELINNIAKAYSGLSVFAGVGERTREGNDLLREMIESGIVKYGEDFKKSMEEGGWDLSKVDKNALKESQATFIFGQMNEPPGARARVALSGLTVAEHFRDGDGDGKGRDILFFIDNIFRFTQAGSEVSALLGRMPSAVGYQPTLATEMGAMQERIASTKSGSITSVQAVYVPADDLTDPAPATTFAHLDATTVLSRKIAELGIYPAVDPLDSSSRILSAEALGNAHYDCAQRVKNILQRYKELQDIIAILGMEELSDEDKLVVSRARRVQRFLSQPFFVAEQFTGLKGVLVDINDTIKGFNEIMDGKFDHLPEAAFNLVGTIEDAAAKGEKLLAEANK from the coding sequence ATGGCAAACATTGGTAAAATCTCTCAAGTCATTGGGCCAGTTGTGGATATTAGCTTCGAAGGTGAAAATTCACAAATCCCAGCTATCCTAGATGCTCTTTCTGTAGAAAAGCCAAACGGGCAGAAAGTGATCATGGAATGTCAGCAACACTTAGGTGAAGACCGTGTGCGTGCAATCGCAATGGACTCCACAGATGGCTTGCAAAGAGGTATGGAAGTTACCCACTTGGGCACCCCGATCACAATGCCAACAGGCGAAGAGATCAAAGGTCGCTTGTTCAACGTGGTAGGAGAAGCAATTGACGGCCTGGGTGAAGTAAATACCAAAGGGATGTCTATCCACCGTGCAGCTCCTAAATTTGAAGATTTGGCTACGGCTACCGAAGTACTTTATACAGGTATCAAGGTGATCGACTTGATCGCTCCCTACGTGAAAGGGGGTAAGATCGGTTTGTTTGGCGGTGCCGGTGTAGGTAAAACGGTATTGATCCAAGAATTGATCAACAACATTGCGAAAGCATATTCAGGTCTTTCTGTATTTGCCGGTGTAGGTGAGCGTACACGTGAAGGAAACGATTTGCTTCGCGAAATGATCGAGTCAGGTATCGTGAAATACGGCGAAGACTTTAAAAAATCCATGGAAGAAGGTGGATGGGATTTGAGCAAAGTGGACAAAAACGCTTTGAAAGAATCGCAAGCCACATTTATTTTCGGCCAGATGAACGAACCTCCAGGAGCCCGTGCTCGTGTAGCTCTTTCTGGTTTAACAGTTGCCGAGCACTTCCGTGATGGTGATGGTGATGGAAAGGGAAGAGATATTCTTTTCTTTATCGATAATATTTTCCGTTTTACGCAAGCGGGTTCTGAAGTATCAGCCCTTTTGGGACGTATGCCTTCTGCGGTAGGTTACCAACCTACTTTGGCCACAGAAATGGGTGCCATGCAAGAGCGTATCGCCTCAACAAAAAGTGGATCAATTACTTCAGTACAGGCCGTTTACGTACCTGCGGATGACTTAACTGACCCGGCTCCAGCGACAACATTTGCTCACTTGGATGCCACTACTGTATTGAGCCGTAAGATCGCCGAATTGGGTATTTATCCTGCGGTGGATCCATTGGACTCTTCTTCAAGAATTCTTTCTGCTGAGGCTTTGGGCAATGCCCACTACGATTGTGCTCAGCGTGTGAAAAACATTTTGCAGCGTTACAAAGAGCTTCAAGATATCATCGCAATCTTGGGTATGGAAGAGCTTTCGGATGAAGATAAATTGGTTGTATCGCGTGCCCGTCGTGTACAGCGTTTCTTGTCTCAACCTTTCTTTGTGGCCGAGCAATTTACAGGTCTTAAAGGTGTTTTGGTAGATATCAACGACACCATCAAAGGCTTCAACGAAATCATGGACGGTAAGTTTGACCACCTTCCAGAAGCGGCTTTCAACTTGGTTGGAACGATCGAAGATGCAGCAGCGAAAGGCGAGAAGCTTTTGGCTGAAGCGAATAAGTAA
- the atpC gene encoding ATP synthase F1 subunit epsilon has product MILEIITPDKNVFKGEVSIVTLPGKNGEFQVMKDHAPLVSTLAKGNLTYANNEGSTTILVDGGVIEVQENKVLVLAEAILETAEA; this is encoded by the coding sequence ATGATTTTAGAAATAATTACTCCTGATAAGAATGTTTTCAAAGGCGAAGTTTCGATTGTGACGCTGCCCGGGAAAAATGGTGAATTTCAGGTTATGAAAGACCACGCTCCGCTGGTAAGTACCTTGGCGAAAGGCAATTTGACCTACGCAAATAACGAAGGTTCAACCACGATCTTGGTCGACGGTGGAGTAATTGAAGTACAAGAAAATAAAGTGCTTGTCTTGGCCGAGGCGATTTTGGAAACAGCCGAAGCCTAA
- a CDS encoding amidohydrolase yields the protein MEELKVSLVQTNTYWENPVANLADLEEKIMAMEQSTDLIVLPETFSTGFSARASELSEPMNFHTHKWMKQIAAQTQAAICGSLLIQENGKVYNRFLFVEPKGKTHHYDKRHRFSLGGEGDQIEAGKENITIEYKGWRIRPQICYDLRFPVWSRNKELEYDILIYSANWPAKRQHVWDILLAARAVENQAYVFGSNRVGEDGAGIQYNGGSTLIDFKGRPIAIADNTAQTLQTKISLNRLKDFRAKFPVWKDADRFSVE from the coding sequence ATGGAAGAACTGAAGGTTTCGCTGGTTCAAACCAATACTTACTGGGAAAACCCTGTGGCAAACTTGGCCGATTTGGAAGAAAAAATAATGGCCATGGAGCAAAGCACAGATTTAATTGTCCTGCCCGAAACCTTCAGTACCGGCTTCTCTGCCCGAGCAAGCGAGCTGTCTGAACCGATGAATTTCCATACGCACAAATGGATGAAGCAAATAGCGGCCCAAACACAGGCTGCGATTTGCGGGAGCTTGCTCATTCAAGAAAATGGCAAAGTGTACAACCGCTTTCTGTTTGTAGAACCCAAGGGAAAAACTCATCATTACGATAAAAGGCATCGTTTTTCGCTTGGTGGTGAAGGCGACCAAATCGAGGCGGGGAAAGAGAACATTACAATAGAATACAAAGGTTGGAGAATTCGCCCTCAAATCTGCTACGACTTGCGTTTCCCTGTGTGGAGCCGAAACAAAGAACTCGAGTACGACATACTGATTTACAGTGCCAACTGGCCCGCAAAACGTCAGCACGTCTGGGATATTCTTCTCGCTGCACGAGCTGTCGAAAATCAGGCTTATGTTTTCGGTTCGAATAGAGTTGGCGAAGACGGGGCTGGCATACAATACAATGGCGGCTCTACATTAATAGACTTCAAAGGTCGACCCATTGCCATCGCCGACAACACTGCCCAAACTTTGCAAACGAAGATCAGCCTGAACCGCCTGAAAGACTTTAGGGCAAAATTTCCCGTATGGAAAGACGCGGATCGTTTTTCTGTGGAGTAA
- a CDS encoding GH3 auxin-responsive promoter family protein, producing MGFKSFLSKPLAAYAAKKQHQWMANGRAVQDNWREKLVQSAKLTTFGQDHHFQDIGNYEDFKQAVAVKDYEGIKPYVHRILEGEENVLWKGKPLYFAKTSGTTSGVKYIPITHESIHNHIGSAKNALLNYIFETGKSRFLDNKLIFLSGSPEMEKKAGIHFGRLSGISNHHVPAYLRTNQLPSYETNCIEDWEEKLEKIIDETLGEPMGLISGIPPWVQMYFDRIQARTGKQIKDVFPEFELFVYGGVNFEPYKAKLFESIGKSIDSIELYPASEGFFAYQDKFDSEGLLLLLDEGIFYEFIPAEEYFDEKPTRLKLDEVELGKNYALVINSNAGLWGYSIGDTVKFVSLDPYRVIVSGRIKHFISAFGEHVIGEEVEKAMKFACERHPEVEVIEFTVAPIVTPKEGLPYHEWLVEFAREPHDLEAFAKDLDDKMVELNVYYEDLIVGSILRPLVLEPLERNAFINYMKSEGKLGGQNKVPRLSNDRKIADALAKTSK from the coding sequence ATGGGTTTTAAATCTTTTTTGAGTAAACCTTTAGCGGCGTATGCGGCCAAAAAGCAGCACCAATGGATGGCCAATGGGCGAGCGGTGCAGGATAATTGGCGTGAAAAGCTGGTGCAGTCGGCTAAGCTTACGACTTTTGGGCAAGATCATCATTTTCAGGATATCGGCAATTACGAAGATTTCAAGCAAGCTGTGGCGGTGAAAGATTATGAGGGGATAAAGCCATATGTACATCGCATTTTGGAAGGAGAGGAGAATGTACTCTGGAAAGGAAAGCCATTGTATTTTGCCAAAACCTCGGGTACAACCTCAGGAGTGAAGTACATTCCGATCACGCACGAATCCATTCACAACCATATCGGCTCAGCGAAAAATGCCCTCTTGAACTATATTTTCGAAACGGGAAAATCTCGTTTTTTAGACAATAAGCTGATCTTTCTTTCGGGAAGTCCAGAGATGGAAAAGAAAGCGGGAATTCATTTTGGAAGGCTTTCGGGCATTTCCAATCATCATGTGCCAGCCTATCTAAGAACAAACCAATTGCCTAGCTACGAAACCAATTGCATAGAAGATTGGGAAGAAAAGTTGGAAAAGATAATTGATGAGACTTTGGGCGAGCCTATGGGGCTCATTTCGGGTATTCCGCCTTGGGTGCAAATGTATTTCGATCGTATTCAGGCCCGTACTGGAAAACAAATCAAAGACGTTTTTCCAGAATTTGAATTGTTCGTGTACGGCGGAGTGAATTTCGAGCCTTATAAAGCAAAGCTGTTTGAGTCCATAGGAAAAAGTATAGACTCCATTGAGCTTTATCCGGCCTCGGAGGGCTTTTTTGCGTATCAAGACAAATTCGATTCGGAAGGGCTTTTGCTTCTTTTGGACGAAGGGATTTTCTATGAATTCATTCCTGCAGAGGAGTATTTCGATGAAAAACCTACACGTTTGAAATTGGATGAGGTAGAGTTGGGCAAAAACTACGCCCTTGTGATCAACAGCAATGCGGGGCTTTGGGGCTATTCGATCGGCGATACCGTAAAGTTTGTTTCGCTCGACCCGTACCGTGTGATTGTGTCGGGAAGGATAAAGCACTTTATTTCGGCCTTTGGCGAGCATGTGATTGGTGAGGAGGTGGAGAAGGCCATGAAATTTGCGTGCGAACGCCACCCTGAAGTGGAAGTCATTGAGTTTACGGTGGCTCCGATAGTGACCCCGAAAGAAGGTTTGCCTTATCACGAATGGCTTGTTGAGTTTGCTCGCGAGCCCCATGATTTGGAAGCTTTTGCAAAAGACCTCGACGACAAGATGGTGGAGTTGAACGTGTATTACGAAGACTTGATTGTGGGCAGTATCCTGAGGCCTTTGGTACTTGAGCCGCTCGAGCGGAATGCGTTTATCAATTACATGAAATCTGAAGGGAAATTGGGCGGGCAAAACAAGGTGCCTAGATTGTCGAATGATAGAAAAATTGCCGACGCCTTGGCAAAAACTTCAAAATAA
- the def gene encoding peptide deformylase — MIYPIVAYGDPVLRKECRDIEKGELDVKQLAEDMFETMYAASGVGLAAPQIGKDIRIFVVDGQPINENLDEDEEPNPSLVGFKKVFINAEILEEDGDDWAYEEGCLSIPDVRAEVYRPEKVKIKYFDTDWNEHIEEYEDIAARIIQHEYDHIDGILFTDLISPLKKQLLKKKLTNISKGVVNADYKMRFAKK, encoded by the coding sequence ATGATCTATCCGATTGTGGCATACGGCGACCCGGTGCTCAGAAAAGAATGCCGTGATATTGAAAAAGGCGAACTGGATGTAAAACAACTGGCCGAAGACATGTTCGAAACGATGTACGCAGCCTCTGGAGTAGGCCTGGCCGCTCCTCAGATTGGCAAAGACATCCGTATTTTCGTTGTCGATGGTCAACCCATAAACGAAAATCTCGACGAGGACGAAGAACCGAATCCATCGCTGGTTGGTTTCAAAAAGGTTTTCATCAATGCCGAAATACTGGAAGAGGATGGAGATGATTGGGCCTACGAAGAAGGCTGCCTCAGCATTCCCGATGTACGGGCAGAAGTATACCGCCCCGAAAAGGTGAAAATCAAATATTTCGATACCGATTGGAATGAACACATCGAAGAATACGAAGACATCGCCGCACGCATCATTCAACACGAGTACGATCACATCGACGGCATTCTCTTTACCGATCTGATCAGCCCTTTGAAAAAGCAGTTGCTCAAGAAAAAGCTCACCAACATTTCGAAGGGTGTGGTAAACGCCGACTATAAAATGCGATTCGCAAAAAAATAA
- a CDS encoding T9SS type B sorting domain-containing protein, whose translation MSKVSIFLCVLVLLSLGAKQTRAQIYAGKACATEAGGAAGGTGGTSSTSCPQPVYFFDEDPDNKDWTWDFADGQSENPDVRNPQVYFNSPGPRTITLTRADGSTESKSINVGSGPNQPMFNKSTEADTTVCEGSSLTLDPFKGLSSCSNCDYLWFPGGENTPTIDVDVSGCYSVEVFDQTSRCSKTAKINVKFCYKPGSAGGGSGEDWYFGHGAGLTFDVTTIPAKRDYLDENGEIFNNVDRDSLTNSPIQGSSNKMNTDAATAMVYGPNGLAFYTDGKAIYNGNDDEIQYSAGVTPIPDSEASQLLAIVPKNDCVECPHHQYYVFSKDPSNGLVSYSIIDLRYNAPTGEIIKTGIPVAFNVTDKMSVIQTNDGLSYDIYLHNDYDSGFTRMSLDSTGLNATNMSTGMGLDEPADASGYMATNLEGTMMAQGVVIGGENYLDVYLRDPDTGELQGILTVDLGFAAPPEVYGVAFSESSNYVYVTLSGTGQTSHLLQVPIYLGTGAAVEAGIEEIESSTNKRFGALQLGPIGPNSSPNKYMYMAVEGATKLPYIQEPDQDAGAGVNAVSFTGLSNGVNVGGTIGLGLPTIVFDNSDSDGDGVSAQYTGNCFNATTNLNLNELCSPMRNEVEWSFEDGSSMKGTNVNYTFPHTGWNPVKVTVRVFNKSALSKIVNSQILQKIVEQTESACTEVSFEDSVYIKPAPQIAMPDTVYNCIRGGIVTPAPVEPVVTGEGAPFTYLWTTIFDVPVANSGDPILVTPVLSTYKLKVTNSFSCETTDTVSVKPGCLPEVEFPTAFTPQGANPDFEFYNKYLYKPILRIYNRWGEIIYEWRGGDDTAPLQYWNGKTSKGTFVPTGLYPYQLTYYAKDFPWWGKQKKSGAVWVLY comes from the coding sequence ATGTCAAAGGTTTCCATATTCTTGTGTGTGTTGGTTTTGCTGAGCTTGGGGGCGAAGCAAACGCGTGCCCAGATTTATGCGGGCAAGGCTTGTGCCACGGAGGCCGGAGGGGCAGCTGGAGGAACGGGAGGCACAAGCAGTACAAGTTGTCCTCAGCCGGTGTATTTTTTCGATGAAGATCCAGACAATAAAGATTGGACTTGGGATTTTGCCGATGGGCAATCCGAAAATCCAGATGTACGTAATCCACAAGTTTATTTCAATTCACCCGGACCAAGGACTATCACACTTACTCGTGCCGATGGAAGCACCGAATCAAAATCGATTAATGTGGGTAGTGGGCCCAATCAGCCCATGTTCAATAAATCTACCGAAGCGGATACGACAGTATGCGAGGGCTCGAGTTTAACATTGGATCCTTTCAAGGGTTTAAGCTCATGTAGCAATTGCGATTATTTGTGGTTTCCGGGGGGAGAAAATACACCAACAATCGATGTCGACGTTTCGGGATGTTATTCTGTAGAGGTTTTTGACCAGACTTCGCGTTGTTCCAAGACAGCAAAAATCAATGTCAAATTTTGTTATAAACCCGGAAGTGCTGGCGGTGGTAGTGGAGAAGACTGGTATTTCGGGCATGGGGCCGGGCTTACTTTTGATGTGACCACTATTCCAGCAAAACGCGACTACTTGGACGAAAATGGTGAGATTTTCAACAATGTGGACAGGGATAGCTTGACCAACTCGCCAATTCAAGGAAGTTCCAATAAAATGAATACCGATGCAGCTACCGCAATGGTTTATGGGCCGAATGGCCTTGCATTTTATACAGACGGAAAAGCGATTTACAATGGTAATGATGATGAGATTCAATATTCTGCTGGAGTTACGCCTATTCCCGATAGTGAGGCTTCTCAGCTTTTGGCCATTGTGCCCAAGAATGATTGCGTGGAGTGTCCGCACCATCAATATTATGTATTCAGCAAGGATCCATCAAATGGCTTGGTTTCATATTCGATTATAGATCTAAGGTACAATGCTCCTACGGGCGAAATTATCAAAACTGGCATTCCCGTCGCCTTTAATGTCACCGACAAGATGAGCGTGATCCAAACAAACGATGGATTGTCTTACGACATATATCTGCACAACGACTACGACAGTGGATTCACCCGCATGAGTTTGGATTCTACAGGTTTGAATGCAACGAACATGTCGACAGGAATGGGTCTGGATGAGCCCGCCGACGCTTCAGGTTATATGGCCACCAATTTGGAGGGCACCATGATGGCACAAGGGGTGGTGATTGGTGGAGAGAATTATTTGGATGTGTATCTACGCGACCCCGATACGGGCGAATTGCAAGGAATATTGACTGTAGACCTCGGTTTTGCTGCTCCGCCCGAGGTGTATGGTGTGGCATTTAGCGAAAGCAGTAATTATGTATATGTCACACTCAGCGGTACAGGGCAAACTTCACATCTTTTGCAAGTGCCGATCTATTTAGGTACAGGGGCTGCGGTAGAAGCCGGTATTGAGGAGATTGAAAGCTCGACGAACAAACGATTTGGGGCTTTGCAACTGGGCCCTATCGGACCGAATTCGAGCCCGAACAAATATATGTATATGGCCGTGGAAGGGGCAACGAAATTGCCTTATATTCAGGAACCAGATCAAGACGCAGGGGCAGGAGTGAATGCAGTGTCATTTACGGGGCTATCGAATGGTGTGAACGTAGGTGGTACGATTGGGCTTGGCTTGCCGACCATTGTTTTTGACAACAGCGATAGCGACGGAGATGGGGTTTCGGCTCAATATACAGGAAACTGTTTTAATGCAACCACGAACTTAAATTTAAATGAACTGTGCAGTCCCATGCGGAATGAAGTGGAGTGGTCTTTTGAAGACGGAAGCAGCATGAAAGGGACGAACGTGAATTACACCTTCCCGCATACGGGATGGAATCCGGTAAAGGTGACTGTTCGTGTTTTCAATAAGTCGGCATTGAGTAAGATAGTCAATTCGCAAATTTTACAGAAGATAGTAGAGCAGACCGAATCGGCCTGTACAGAAGTTTCTTTCGAAGATTCGGTGTATATAAAACCAGCACCTCAAATTGCGATGCCCGATACAGTCTATAATTGTATAAGAGGGGGTATTGTTACACCAGCCCCAGTTGAGCCAGTGGTGACAGGAGAGGGAGCACCCTTTACCTATCTATGGACGACGATTTTCGATGTGCCCGTAGCAAACTCGGGCGATCCGATACTGGTTACGCCTGTTCTGAGCACGTATAAATTAAAGGTAACGAATTCTTTTTCTTGTGAAACTACCGATACGGTAAGTGTAAAACCAGGTTGTTTACCTGAGGTTGAATTTCCTACCGCCTTTACGCCGCAAGGGGCTAATCCCGACTTTGAATTTTACAATAAATACCTCTACAAGCCTATACTTCGAATTTATAACCGTTGGGGCGAAATCATTTATGAATGGCGAGGTGGCGACGATACGGCCCCTTTGCAATACTGGAACGGTAAAACGAGCAAAGGTACCTTTGTGCCCACGGGCCTTTATCCATATCAACTGACCTATTATGCCAAAGACTTCCCTTGGTGGGGTAAGCAGAAAAAATCGGGAGCGGTGTGGGTCTTGTATTGA
- the ruvB gene encoding Holliday junction branch migration DNA helicase RuvB, whose product MREDYLNANPEHLNAMDREIERALRPISFEDFTGQDKVLENLKVFVLAAKQRGEALDHVLLHGPPGLGKTTLSYIVANELQANIKVTSGPVLDKPSDLAGLLTNLEENDVLFVDEIHRLNPIVEEYLYSAMEDYKIDIMLDSGPNARSVQISLNPFTLVGATTRAGLLTAPLRARFGINARLEYYDAQLLSDIVKRSAYILKTPINETGAYEIARRSRGTPRIANNLLRRTRDFAQVRGNGKIDLDIAKVALKALDVDEHGLDEMDNRILFTIIDKFKGGPVGLSTIATACGEEAETIEEVYEPFLIQEGFIKRTSRGREATEKAYTHLNIVPKYRTGELF is encoded by the coding sequence ATGCGAGAAGACTATCTAAATGCCAATCCTGAACATTTGAATGCAATGGACAGGGAAATCGAGCGGGCTTTGCGGCCGATATCGTTCGAGGACTTTACAGGGCAGGATAAAGTTTTGGAAAATCTGAAAGTCTTCGTGCTCGCGGCCAAACAAAGAGGAGAGGCATTGGACCATGTGCTTTTGCACGGCCCCCCAGGTTTGGGAAAAACCACATTGTCTTATATCGTGGCCAATGAATTGCAGGCCAATATCAAAGTTACTTCGGGGCCGGTTTTGGATAAACCCAGCGATTTGGCAGGTTTGTTGACGAATCTGGAAGAAAATGACGTGCTGTTTGTCGATGAGATTCACCGATTGAACCCCATCGTGGAAGAGTACCTGTACTCGGCCATGGAAGACTACAAAATCGACATCATGCTCGATTCCGGGCCCAATGCGAGAAGTGTACAGATTTCTTTGAACCCCTTCACTTTAGTCGGGGCCACTACGCGGGCCGGGCTTTTGACAGCCCCTTTACGGGCCAGGTTTGGAATCAATGCACGTTTGGAATATTACGATGCTCAATTGCTCAGCGATATTGTGAAACGTTCAGCCTATATCCTGAAAACGCCGATCAACGAAACCGGGGCTTACGAAATTGCCAGAAGAAGCCGCGGCACGCCGCGTATTGCAAACAACCTTTTGCGACGTACACGCGACTTTGCACAGGTGCGAGGAAATGGGAAAATTGATCTGGATATTGCCAAAGTGGCATTGAAGGCCCTTGATGTCGATGAGCATGGACTGGACGAAATGGACAACCGTATCCTGTTTACCATTATCGATAAATTTAAGGGCGGGCCAGTTGGTTTGTCTACCATTGCCACGGCATGTGGCGAAGAGGCCGAAACCATCGAAGAGGTTTATGAGCCATTTTTGATTCAAGAGGGATTTATCAAACGAACTTCTCGAGGAAGAGAAGCCACAGAAAAAGCATATACACATTTGAACATTGTTCCCAAATACCGAACGGGAGAACTCTTTTAA